In a genomic window of Methylovirgula sp. 4M-Z18:
- a CDS encoding cysteine hydrolase family protein has translation MAQIEALPFAFAFRPETMALIVIDMQRDFAEPGGFGASLGNDVSRVVAIVPTVRRLIEGFRAMGLPVIHTMECHRPDLSDLPPAKRDRGNPSIRIGDVGPMGRVLIAGEPGTAIIEELAPLPGEIVIEKPGKGAFYATSLTDDLERIGARQLVFAGVTTEVCVQTTMREANDRGYECLLCEDATESYFPEFKAAAIAMIRAQGAIVGWTATIDQVLKGVANA, from the coding sequence ATGGCACAAATCGAAGCCCTGCCCTTTGCCTTTGCCTTCAGGCCCGAGACAATGGCGCTCATCGTCATCGACATGCAGCGCGACTTCGCCGAACCGGGCGGCTTTGGCGCCAGCCTCGGCAACGACGTCAGCCGCGTTGTCGCGATCGTGCCGACGGTGCGGCGACTGATCGAGGGCTTTCGCGCCATGGGCTTGCCGGTGATCCACACCATGGAGTGCCACAGGCCCGACCTTTCGGACCTGCCGCCGGCCAAGCGCGACCGCGGCAATCCATCGATCCGCATCGGTGATGTCGGCCCGATGGGGCGTGTGCTAATCGCGGGCGAGCCCGGCACGGCAATCATCGAGGAGCTCGCACCGCTTCCCGGCGAGATCGTGATCGAAAAGCCCGGCAAGGGCGCCTTCTATGCGACCAGCCTCACGGACGACCTGGAGCGGATCGGCGCCCGCCAACTGGTCTTTGCCGGCGTGACGACCGAAGTCTGCGTGCAGACGACGATGCGCGAGGCCAACGACCGCGGCTATGAGTGCCTCCTCTGCGAGGACGCGACGGAAAGCTATTTTCCCGAGTTCAAGGCGGCCGCCATAGCAATGATCCGGGCGCAAGGCGCGATCGTCGGCTGGACGGCAACGATTGATCAAGTGCTCAAGGGAGTCGCGAATGCCTAA
- a CDS encoding cupin domain-containing protein — protein MPNLAFADLLGGGWRDLAFEPFRDGITAHWLLRGDRAGPSIAVLKYEPGAGVPRHLHVGLETIVILEGTQSDENGDYPAGSVVLNPVGTEHSVWTKEGCVVLIQWGLPVIILGETK, from the coding sequence ATGCCTAATCTTGCCTTTGCCGACCTCCTCGGCGGTGGGTGGCGCGATCTGGCGTTCGAACCTTTCCGCGATGGCATCACAGCGCACTGGCTGCTTAGGGGTGACCGTGCCGGACCATCGATCGCGGTCCTCAAATATGAGCCGGGCGCCGGCGTGCCGCGCCACCTTCACGTCGGGCTGGAAACCATCGTCATCCTGGAAGGCACCCAGAGTGACGAGAACGGCGACTACCCGGCCGGGAGTGTCGTCCTAAACCCGGTCGGCACTGAGCACTCGGTTTGGACGAAGGAGGGCTGCGTCGTGCTGATCCAATGGGGCTTACCGGTGATCATTCTCGGGGAGACAAAATGA